The following is a genomic window from Homalodisca vitripennis isolate AUS2020 chromosome 5, UT_GWSS_2.1, whole genome shotgun sequence.
cctaataaaaacaaaatacccttaaaataatgaaaaatatttagaacaagTTTTTACTGACCACCTAAAAAATGTTCACATACTATTCAGTATCCTTGTATCTATACAAAAACCTTTGTTTAACAATTTCTTCAAACTTCACCcagtagtttttataaatataatataactataaacaaaacattggACATTTTATTCTCAACCTATTTTGTACAATCTTTTTTCCATATCTTACTTACATCCTTATTTTTGTTCACAagtttacttaatattaaaaatttaaataaatatttttttacatacggTTTGAATATCCtcgttaatattaataaaaatattattgttaatatttacctAGTCTTAGCCATGTCGATGGGGTTTGACACAGTTGTGTACACCAGACCAGCCAATAAACTACTAACAAAGTGACACCTAGGGTCATCCTTCATCATACctgcaaacaaatttaacaccTTTTATAACTCCACGTATGCAGATGGTCATATACTAATATGAAAAAGGCTAAAGGTGTGGGTGATCTTTCACACGCATGTTACACTGAGTATTCAGTACAGAACATGaactacattttttattagtattcattATCACTCACATTTTTTCATACTAATAAGTTATATAagctttcaaaaaatattataaaacatttcaaaagtaattgcCCCgttatatattctaatatttctaatTCATGATTTataatcagtatttaaaaaaatcataagaaTGAATAAGTGGTTGACAGAGTTACACCTGCTGATACACATGTGCCAGCAGACAACAGCTCCCACAAAACAGCTCTCTCATTGCTGATTACAAAACTCTCCCCTAGTAAATCACTAGGTATGCTATGCAATACTATGCAACAATTACAATGGTCGATGAGGATAGTACTTAGTTTTTGTGTAGGTAACCAACTGGGAGACTGAGCCAATCATACCTGTAGCCCTGAGCATGGCTGGGGCAACACCCTTCCACAGCACAACATCCCCTTGTCTGACACCATACGTGTCAGAGCATCACACACATCAAATGTACAATCTTATCTACCATTAATGTCACACAGTATGTAACAATTACCATGGTCTATGAGGTAGTGCTTAGTTTGTGTGTACGTAACCAGCTGGGAGACTGAGCCAATCATAGCTCTGAGCATAGCTGGGGCAACACCCCTCAATAACACAAACACCCCTTCTTCTGACACCATGCGTGTCAGGGCATCACCCACATGTCTGTAGTTGCGTCTCTCTGACACAGGAAGTCGGCCATCACTCATCATGCGTACCAGAGCCACCTGAAACAAATCTTTCAATCAATGtacattatattatcttttacaatttaattttaatcttagataTTTATAACCTCGAAAGCTTCAAAGAGCACAGTATTATTTCTGTTCCAAACTATGCTTTTATACCAATTGTTCTACTATTTTTCAAGTGTCAGTCATgccttgtattaaaataacaacagtaATTTGTTCACTAAAACAGGTTTATTGTACTGACTAGGTATTATTTCTATTTTGatcattaaaagaaaataatactataaaaatgttgaaaagtatagtaattgtttgtaaattgttgtaaattgtttgtaaattgtCTCCCACTGCCCAGTTACAAAAAAGTGCtgtgaatatttcaaaatcatgTGAGAATTTAGTGAAGTTTTAACTGTGTCACATGTCATACTTATATCAGCTTTCCTCTACTTCATTTAGTATGTTTCCTGAGCGAATTGATTTATGTATATTACAGTTATGTTGTCAGGAAGCTTAtttctagaaatattaaaaaatgtacttagTCATAAGTAATAGGTTACTAGCACCACACAGAGGTTGTAGGTTTTTATTTGGTTGCAAAACAAATAAAAGGACAGTTAAAACTTTCCTTAAGAATGGTTTTAGATGTTTTTTAATACAGAGATTGTACTTTTTTTGTGTCAACCAATGATGAAAACATATCGCCattgacaaaatatattgttaatatagatTTAACCGATCTTACTTGTGTGTGGAACAAGTAACaagctatttattttatatccagTTCTCTTGCTGACTAACCATATTGGCAACAAGGATATAATAGTACCCATAAGGAACCTTGACTGCTCTTGTTTGCTGGCCGGAGCGGTAGTAAGTCTGGTTTTCTTGGATATTTTTGCCGAGACCAATCTCACCACCTGCTACATCCCAATTTGACCCTGCTTctacattacacttttaaatttatcgGATCACTCAATCTAGTACCACtacatttgtaacatataaaatatacgaGATTGTTTGACTGCTTAGttgtgatattaatttaatttaaagtccTAAAAAGTATTGATGAATCTCTGAggagaataatataatttaggcTCGTGGCAAAACTGCTGACATGGTCAGTTGGCAACATGACTGGAGTGCAGCACAGCGTGCATCTAGCGACAGTGAACATCACAAACACACGGTGATATATGAGTGTATCCTTGCTGGACGTGTGACTAGACATTGCTGGATTCAAAACCGGAGACAAACATGTTTGCCTTTGATCGCAAGGCAGCAGTGACATTAATTGAAAACACCTTCCGCAACAGCTGTCATCGTCCTGGCACAGAGTCTTGCAAATCTAGTTTGTCAACTTCAGAGCTTGTGAAAAGaagggtaaaaaaataaacaacaaagttaCAAAATTGTCACAGAAAATGTTTGACTTAACCGAAggtgaaaaaacacaaaaaggtGGCTGATGAAGTTTACTGACATAAACATTCAAAAGGTAGATGCAAACACGAAGTTTAAAAGAACTTTTTCTACAACATATACATGAAGTAAttgattaataacaataactacataCCTCCATCAAACAGTTCAATctgtagtcatacactactatagtttTCGACTTTTAAAACGTCATCTTTTGGTGTCAGTGTCaatgaataataaaagtaagGATTGTCCATCTGGAGTcatcatagtttaaaattcagAACACAACAGTAAATAAATAGTACGAGAAAAAAAGATTTGATAAGTCCTATCACATGCGAATATTAAACATGATGGAACATTACGGCCGGCAGAAGACAGAACAACTGACACTGACACCAGAAGATGATTTATTAAAAGTAgaaactatagtagtgtatgactacGGATTGAACTGTTTGACAAAAGtatgtagttattgttattagtcaatCCGCAGTTCAGGGCTGTATAATATGGAAGTAATTGAAATTGTGAAGTTAAGGTTTCGATCACTTAAAAACAATCTTTAGATTTTCTCCATACTTTTAGTTCCCAGGTGATGGCTGATGaagacataaaaacaaaatatagtgaCTTAGCTCTAAAATATTAGAACGATCTGCAATACGAATTAGTACATTACAGTATTTCACTCAAAATCTAAGGTTAGTACAACTATAAACCTTAGAAAATTTTCTAAGTtccatttccaaaaatataaaaacacagagAGTAGTCAAGCCTTGAGTTTCTAACTATAGAAGCTCAAACTGATTAAGACTATCAATATGGGTGATGAAACCCATGATTTCACAGCAAGGAAAGCAAGAGATGGATTACAAGCTGCATTTGACAAATGAATAGAAGTCCCAATGTATTGCCGTTTTGTTTTGCGAGGAACCCAGTGTAActaaactttcattttaaaagtcaatttatGTCTCACCAGACACTCATAACTAGCATCAGGTtacattatactttttaaaagcCATTTGtggttttacaaaatgtataaaaaaatgttatttatgttaatttcaaTACGTGAACTTTTTACTAGATTCTGGGACGGTCCATTTTCTATCAATATTTTCACATAATACTAGTGCTTAGAACAGACGTAGTAAGGTAGAACTATCAATATTTAGtcttaatgtatataaatactagAAAAATTAATGGATCACACGTTTTAATCATGGTTAGGATAAATAACTGGCTTACTTTTCTTCTGATTgtgttaagaaatttatttcttctatatTGTTAATCAGATAATTACATGAGCCTGCAATAAAATTAACTAGCTTTCATTTTAGAATCATTTAGTTCTAACTTCACTTCAGATTGTTTATAATAGAGAGTGTTATATAACATATTCCTGGACTAACACAAACTCTCCAGTTGATTTGGTAGCCTAATACAATAAATCTACACTGCTTTGAAGAAAtgagttaatattttgtaaaccatttacattttcaccctattatactaacaaataaaaaatttaaaattattgaaattacagCAGTTTTGAAGccattgtaataattattgattagcTGCCAAACAGTTTTggaattattaattgtattgtaaaaaataaaaagagacaGCTACTCGGAGAATAAATGAGGTATGACCATAAATTGATGAAAGTTCCTTGTTtcttttgacataaaaaaatcatttgagaCCGTTTGTACATGGAACATCCTACATATACAATTAAGAGGGCCCAACTGTTCTTCCGGGGCCCACCAAAGTTGTCTACGGGCTTGGATATTAGAGTTCCTTATCTATCAGGTAACTCATTCAGCACCCAAATAAAATTCATGAACCAGTGATAGTCATGGGAAATGCTCATCTTCACTTTTAATTAGGTAATGACATTTACACTGTATTTTAATGTGTATGACACCAAATACTTTATCGTTCTCTATGAGATTATGAATTGACTACAACATATCATCAATTTTAATTCTAGATTCATATGTCTgtgtatactatttaaaataaattgaaaagataattataatcttgtgcttattataatagtatttgtatatttacttaaCATTCATGATTCTACTCACAAGATATTGTATGatccttaaaaaattattgatgttttgaacaaaataaatctCATCATTTATATATAATGGATACATTCATTCTCAGATCAGTTAATATTACAGGACTTCTACAGGCTGTTAATAAACTCTATTCACAATAGTTAGCTAAACACAAACAGAAATCAAAGTGGAAGCTACACAACGTTATTCCTTACATCTGGAGGTGCCCCAACCAGAGAACCTATCAAGCCACCGAGCAGACCTGCAGACACTTGCGCcgagaacccctcatatccggccctGGACCAACAAGCAACCACAAGCTTTACACTTTACAACAGCTCTCAAAGATTTATCAACTGATACCCATACATAGAGTCAAACTTCATCCAAGTGGTGGTAGTGAACGTAGTGCCACGTACAGAGTGGGGTTGTCAGTCTCCCAACTGGTTTCTTAAAAGCGAACCAAGCATTATCCCGTCAACATCTTTTTATTACTTCAGTTATGTCATTTAGACCTAACGGACGGGTCCTGAGCCCTACAATACAAATCATATTAATGCATTTTTCTTTGTatagcaaaatattacaattacaaagaACTTAGataagtatttatacataaaacaagtATAGTCATTAATTAGATATAGACATTATTAACTACTTTATTTGCATGGCagcaaaataattaatgaatataacaCTGCTATATTGTGTACTTCACTCCTTGTCACTTACAGAACTTAAGTACACAATAAAAAATCGTATCAATTATCTTCTAGTATGAGGGCTGTTTTTTTCAACCTGCGATTTCGAGCCATGGTGGCCAGACACATGGTAGGTCCGTAGTGTGCACAATAGTATTTATCACGCGTCTTTCCCTCTAAAATATGCTGAGTTCAAGTAGTCAGTTTGCATTGAGCTGTAGACAAATAAATGTGGACACCTCTATTGATTCTCCCACCAAACGTAAATTCAGGAGTCTTATTCATTTCCTGCAAACAGAAGGGAATAGTGCAGCAAAAATTCATCAGAGAACGTGCTGTGTTAACGGAGAAAACATCATGAGTGATGGTATTGTACATGAATCATGTCAAAAGTTTAAAGGTGgccaaatgtaaaatttaaggaTCAATTCAAGGAATGTCAAAGCTAAATCAAATCGGTGAGTTTTATTGGTGTAAGTCAACATTTTTGGCACCCAGCGAGCAGAAATCTTTTTTTAGTCTAATTGTTCTGTACCGATAAAGAGAAGATGTTGACATTTTTGGAAAGTGTGCGCGAGGCTGGTGCTAAAAGTCGAGTGAGGAACAAAAACTGGGTGGAAATTTCGCAATAAATTTGGACAGTGTCCAGGAAGATGAAGATTTTCTCAACAACGTTACTACTGGCGATGAATCATGAGTGTTTCAGTACGATCTGGAAACAAAACATCAAAGTTCAGAATGTTCCCGTACAATAAGCGGAAATGTCCCCTGCACATTTTTTATGTGCAGGGTTTCCCGTGTTTGAAAATAACTTggatgtcaaaataaaaacaatgctgATTATTTTTTCGACCAACATGGCATTGTGCACAAGGAGTTTGTACCTACTCAAATGACCGTAAATGCGTGCAAAATCACGTAACACGTGTGCGACCAGCCATTCCGAAGAATTGGAAACTTCACCATGACAATGCGCTGTGCCATGGTGTGATTGGTATGCAGCAGCTGCTGGCGAAATTTGGAGTGGCAATGTTGCCActctacagcccagacctagctcCACCATACTTTCTCTTGTTTCTGCGAATGAAGGGAACTCAAAGGATATTCGTTCGACTCCATAGAGACGGTTCAAGAGGCAAGGATAAAGGTTCTCAACAGGTTCAGCAACCGACTTACAGTGGGCTTTGAGGAGTGGCAGACACACCGAACTAAGTGTATGCAGGAGGAAtgtattttgaagattattaagtaattgtaatgatacctgcaataaatttttatttttggatccAACCCCAATACTTCTTGGACAGACCCTGTACAGCTCAGCGCAAACTAGCTACTTGAGCATGGTTATAGTGGAGAAGATGCGCAATGGACTACTGTGCAGCACCtgaaacgatgtaaagatttTGTTTTCAATCTTTTCAGAAAGACATgaacttcagatttcaggagccaatctgtaccagtgtcagatttcTGAAACCGACTAGTGGAACGTAAAACGGagataaactcaatattcacactGCATAGTTTGTTAAGGCTTTATTCAAGAAGACAACTTCTGTAACAGTAGCTGTAAGTGcaaaatatcacatttaattacaataattatatccATATATGGTGTTTCTTAATAAGGACAATACAGACCGTTATAGTAAGAgctgttacaattattattatcaaatgtcTAAAAACTTGGAAGAATCTCTCTTAGATTTGTAAGTTTGTCTTTTCTCTGACAGCATATTTTGAAATACCAAAATGTTTTGGCTACTTATTGGACTATTGAGTAGTCATCCAAAAGATAAGCTTAAGAGTATGCTGTGTTCATAAAAAAATGCTTAGTGCTGCTGATGTTTGAAACTACCACTTTAGTGATACAATCAGTCCTGGGCAAGGTATTCGAGTCTTGTCCTGACAATTAAGTTTCTCATTTAAGAATATCATTGTTTCAGAATAGCACGAATTAATGAATACGATCTACaactagttatttattaatatgtcaCTGCTCCACCAGCCTTCTCAGATAGAATGAATGTTGACAGTTTCCACAGAATTCACTAAGGTCTTTGATATGATCAGCCACAAACTCAACTAGTCAAAGTGTGTAGTATGTTCTATGGGCTACTAGCCCAACTGTGTAGTAGTAAGTTCTATGGGGACTATGGTGTAGGTGTTAGTTTATCATAGTTCCATTCTTAACTTGAGAATAAGGCCTTTCTCAGCTGTCTCtggagttcctcagggctctCTTTAGGACCCTTCCTATTCAATTTCTTTCTAATAATACTGCAAACATGATTGGAGTCAAGTTCttgaaaaacatatttcacaCTGGTACAAACCTCACTGGATCTGCTTCAAGACTTCCTAATAAAAAGTTCActgtttaaaaatgaaacttaTCTTTAATATGTAATCATGTCACATGTGTTAATAGCATGTATCCTTGTTTGAAGAAACATAATATCTATTGATGTTgagttttatactttgttattaACCTGTTAGTGATTGTACAGGTGTTATGATGTTAAATAGGTGATAAGATTTCCTTGGGCTGCACCATTCACCAGACTCTTGGATCTCTACTTAGTTAATAGAGTCACAGAAACTAAAACATAACTCTATTACTCTCCTTGTATCCTCTCATATGAGGAGGAATGGAATCTGCTCTACAGGTATTCATTGTggaccatatttttatattacacccttcactttataaacaatattcacagtaaaaatacaaaacaaagtaaaatatactttgcTCTGTTAGACTTCAACATATCAATTCCCGCTCAACCAAGGTGGGCTACTTCTTAAGTGtagatattaaaaattgaattgaattttacttTCCTGTCTTAACAGGgcaatcttaaaaatgttaaattaacagAATAGTTAAcagaatcttaaaaattaatttaaaatgttttaaattaacagaatacacttttctaaatttcaattaaaaacccTTTGCctcttgaaaatgtatttttctgttttgCCATTTGTGTGTTTTGTTGAAATCCAATAGATCTTCATGGCCACCAGGATGGATAATATATATAACGTACTGTATTGCTTTATTCATTGTTTGATTTATACTagcatattttacatatattgttaAGCTTAAGCATTACTTTAATGATGTATGCCATAATGCAGTTTGCTTACTTTTAGCAGCTGTTACACTCTGTCAATCAAACATTCCttaataaagcattttgattGATCATTGCAATCACCTAATGAGATCATTTCAGCATTCCTTGCCAGCAATGTTAGAGACCAATGATAGACAAGTATCTGAGCATCACAACATTCTCTCGCTTATCTCAAaccacaaaatattaataatattgtctcAGAATGTGAACTCAAAGCCAACTCTTGGTATAGTAATCATTCTCTGGTGTTTGCCCTCATGACTACTATCTGTGTATCAACCTCAAGATGAAGCATGTactctaaaatgtaaaaatgtttacactaaaTTTTTGTATATGGTGTGCAAAACTGCTTGAATGAATGTTAGAACTAACAGTGTTCAGTGCTTCAGCATATCTTCTGAACATAAACAAATTaacctctaaaaattaaaattctcaagtaacatgaatatatttttactttaaacaaaataaacaaattacttaCAGCACTTAAATAATGGTAAAGTAATTTATGTGAAATTGTAGCGTACCAATGATGTAAATCTCTGAATACTAATGCTCTCTAATTATGTGTCTAATGCCGATAGACCAAATCAGATCTGTGTACATCTACACAGAATCAGAGATGgaattataagaattaaaacaGGTTATGGGCtccaactttaaaaatgttgttttttaattttcattcaaataaatccttttaaaatactctgagtaatatataatgttgttttacTGTTAATTACAAGTTTTACTAATTGTCTTACAATTTGAGAAATAAAGGATCCTTCAGGATTATATGTTTAAAAGCTAACCATTAATTAAATCTCAACAAACAGAGCgcaaaactttatataatttttcatcattgctcatatttttaagatttaaaaaatataaatttacaacacaATACTTTTATTAGCTAGTAATCATGCACAAGATATATTTGATAACACTTACACATCACTTACCGAGCAAAGAGATCAACTAGGGATTGATACACCCCTATTCTTGTAGTTGTATATGTCGCCTGTCTTAGAATATTGGCTGATATACCTTGATATAACCCTCTGGTACCTTCTTTAGCTACTATGTTTCTAAAAGCCTGGAAAGTATTGGAATGGTCTCTCTTTTTACCACCTTCACCGCTTAACTGCATTCTATTTTTCAAAACATCCAAGGGCTGGATTAATGTGGTAGCAGACACTCTgtaacaataaagatattttacaaaaaaccacCTAGCAAAACCAAAATacatcaaaactgttttaaaagaaaaaaataaattcacataGGCCTACTAACATCTACAAGAAGCAATTTGCAGTTAACCAAACtgactttattaaaattactgctattttaaattttacattcacaGCATCTAATATACACCCAATATATGAATATGTGAgcttatttattcttataatcatgttaaaagtttaaagatggctgaatgtttcattcaaaattttatttgagaaatgTCAAAGTTGAAGCTATTTGGCGATTGTTGTATGggtaaatttaacactaacattacagaACAATATAActaactatggcctagacttagatatcaaagaaaccttacaatatttatgacTTGTCCAGCTTGACATCAGTAAGTAACCgtttttgtgaaatggaggaacaAATTttccccatgtgttaccaggagccaaacccacatgttgaagccacttaaacaaatctcatcacttgtaaaaaatatatcacatattttcctcatatgcATCGCCTTTTTCAAAGTCGGGTAGAGTAGCCTACGATAAGCAGACCTGGTTTTTTTATATCATCTGCACCAACTGTACAtgcattttcatattctaaacacaatttgttctacTAGTAGTACAAAGTAACTAAAGTTAACTTTAGAAACtaaataactatacaaaataacaccataagatgatttactgtgtctttctcgGGTTTAAGATGTATGTTTTGTTGTTAcgctttctttattatttaaatgttatttttcctATCACCTGTCTCAGTTTTATCATTTGGCCCCTTTGTATTTATGACATTACgcaattgtttaaactatttctattaatttgaaacatgtaactttaatttagtatttcagatatgttgatatcgattgatagttctattattcgatatatatatatatatataagtatcgatgattgtaataagctatataaaaactgggtccgcttattgtactctacccgcaaagtctcaaaataataattacttcttgctgtttattgtttacattaaaattactacaactaatgagttgaaatcatatgctaagttaggcctaaataaattgtaatttcaaattattccttcggataaaaacattgatccattcgataaaaacaaccgaataacgagtgtaggccacttattaaccTCCAAGTGGTGGTACTTTTTTCTCCAAGTGGCAGGACATTTTTACCGATTTTGTATGTTCgcaaaagaaaatttgtataaaatagcctactgtaaattatataaatatgacatatcatatatcaaattaaactatataacacCCAGAATGCAAtggtaataaaactaaaaatttaccttGGATAGGTGTAAATAACCAATgggttgaattccaaaaatataaattaaatttttttttttgtttttatgttaggCTTAGTAAATgttactgaatttaatttttttataacaccaatccaaaataacattttgtttaaaatttaattctgaacaaaaatatatatagtgtatatgtattattcctaaaaCACACACTAATTGCTGATCGAAAC
Proteins encoded in this region:
- the LOC124362257 gene encoding mitochondrial 2-oxoglutarate/malate carrier protein-like; its protein translation is MSNNDKEKDRAIPGYMRFVIGGLAGVSATTLIQPLDVLKNRMQLSGEGGKKRDHSNTFQAFRNIVAKEGTRGLYQGISANILRQATYTTTRIGVYQSLVDLFARAGYEGFSAQVSAGLLGGLIGSLVGAPPDVALVRMMSDGRLPVSERRNYRHVGDALTRMVSEEGVFVLLRGVAPAMLRAMIGSVSQLVTYTQTKHYLIDHGMMKDDPRCHFVSSLLAGLVYTTVSNPIDMAKTRIQTMKSVDGRPVYTGLFDVWTKTISKEGVLSLWKGFSPYYMRMAPHTTLLLLFTERFTYIYSVHILHNKSSHAF